CAAAATTCATAATTTACCCTTCTTTTTGGTAAATTATACATTTTAAAAATTTTTAGACATAGTACATTATTGCAATACAAATAAGTTGATATTAAAAAGCTTTAAAGTTATATTTTAAAAAACTTCTTTAATTACTTCTAAATCTGGTAAGTTATTAGCCACATCTTGGTAATCTTTTCCATTCGTTAATGATTTTATTATTATTGGTAAAGGTTCTGAATATATTTCAGGAAAATCAACCTCACCCAAAGTAACTATTGGAAAAGCTAGTTTTTCCAAAGGTGGACAAAATTGTGCAGAGACACCTTCTTTATTACCTCTAGCATCAATCCGATACCAGCCATATTTTTTTAGATAAACTGCATTTAATCCATGAAGACAAAAAGGAGGAGTATCAGTAATAGTTAAACGTTGATAACATAAGCCAGTAGGAATTTTATTTGCCCGTAGAAGTGCTGCCAATAAATGACTTTTTGCATAACAATATCCAGTAGCATATTTAAGTACATCTGAAGCTTTACATGTCACTGGATTAAGTTTGAAATCTGAACTATGCTTTATCTCATCACGCACAAAAGTAAAACATTTATGGGCAATCTCTTCATCAGAAGATAAGCCCTTAGCCAATTCTTTTGCTTTAGTTAATACATTTGGAGTTTTCCAATCTATAAATTCTGTTGATTCTAAATATTTTTTCATTTTTATAATAAATTAAACCTTTTTGATTATTTTTACAATATATAATAATACCACAGCGCCTATTGTAGACATTATAATTGAGCCAATAAAGCCACCTGCACTTAGTCCAACAAAGGCAAATACAAAACCACCAACAACAGCACCAACAATACCAATAACAATATTACCGATAAGCCCAAAGCCACCACCATTCATTATTTTACCTGCTAACCAACCTGCAATTGCACCTATTAATAAAAATACTATTATATTCATCTATGATCCTTTTCTTTTATGACTTATTTAATATTAACTGAATTATCTTTAAGTTTAGAAAATATAAAGATATTTATTTTATAGATATAGTAATTGAATTTAGAAAATTTTAGTAGTAGTAAAAAAGCAAGGAGAGACCTTGCTTTTTATATATTATAAATATTTATTTATTTTTTCTTCAAGAGCACCTTTTGTAGTTGTTCCAATTAATTGGTCAACTATTTCACCATCTTTGAAAAAAAGAATAGTAGGTATTGATCTTATTTCATATTTTACAGTTAAATCTTGTTCAACTTCTGTATTTACTTTACATATTTTTGCTTTTCCTTCAAACTCTTCAGCCAACTGTTCAATAACAGGAGCAATCATTCTACAAGGTCCGCACCATGGTGCCCAAAAGTCAACTAATGACACACCCTCTTTTACTGTATCTTCTATATTAGTTTGATCTAATTCTAAATATTTTGCCATTTTTATCTCCTATAATTTACTTTCATTTTTTCCTAAGTATTCAGCAACACCTTCCTTATTTGCTTTCATACCTTCATCACCTTTGTTCCATCCTGCTGGACAAACTTCACCATTTTCATTTGTAAATATCATTGTATCTACCATTCTAACCATTTCATCAATGTTTCTTCCTAGTGGTAAATCATTGATTACTGCATGTCTTACTGTTCCATCTTTATCAATTAAAAATGATCCTCTAAGTGCTACAGATTCATTAAATAATACATCATAATCTTTTGCAATTTGTTTTGTAATATCTGCAACCATTGGGAATTTAACTCTTCCAATTCCACCCTCTTCTACTTTTGTCTCTCTCCAAGCAAAGTGAGCAAACTCTGAATCAATTGAACAACCTATAACTTGTATACCTCTCTCTTCAAAATCATCTACTCTTTTTGAAAAAGCAATAATCTCTGATGGACAAACAAATGTAAAATCTAAAGGCCAGAAAAATAATACTGCACCTTTTTCACCAATATTTTCATATAAATTAAAATCCTCTACGATTTGACCATCTGCTGTTACAGCTGTTGCTGTGAAGTCTGGAGCTTTTTTTGTTACTATCATTTTATTTCCTTTTTTTCTTTTTAATTTTTTGATAGTGAAAGTATATATAAAAAGTTTTAAAATAAAATTAATAAATTTTATTAAAGGAAAAAAATTATCCTTTAATAAAAAAACCTATTTTATTTTTATTGGAAGAAGAGTTAAAAAACTCAAAGCCTCAGGAAGAGAAAATATAGCATTTTTTATATCGTTTTGTTTTGGGTCAATTAAATAGTTTTTTGAAGTTTCAAAATTGGCTTTTTGTAGGTTGTTTTTTATAAATACAGATTGTTCTAAATCACAAGTTTTGAAAAGTGCTTTTTCAAGGTTGCACTCTTCAAAACCACTATCTTTAATAAGTGAATTAACAAATTTAATTTGTCTCAAATCCAAAAGATGAAAAGAGTTTTGTGAGATATTACAAGAATCAAATTCAACATTAAAAGGCTCTTCACAAGAACTCCAAGATATTCCAAGAAGTTTTGAGTTCTCAAAAGTCACATAATTAAATACACAATTTTTCAAGACACTCAAAGATAAATCACAAGATATAAAAGTGCACTCAGTAAACTTACAGCCTTGCATAAGACTTTTAGAAAAATCACATTTTATAAAAGTGCAATTATCAAAATAGATAGAATCAAAGTTTTTATCATCATACTCAATAAACTCTTCTTCCCAATAATCATTTGTTTTAAACATAGCTATATTCTTTTCATTTGTATTTGTCATAAGGTATAAATTTGCTAAGAATTTTATCTTAAATTTCTATTTCATTCAAGAAGAGATTTAGCCAGAGAAGAATGGCTAAACCTCAGCAAAGATAATCTAACTTATCTTTGTTATATTTACAGGTATAACTTGTCTTGCAACTGAACCACAAGCAAAATCAGTAGCTACAGCAGATTTTCTAGTAAAATCTT
This portion of the Arcobacter nitrofigilis DSM 7299 genome encodes:
- a CDS encoding pentapeptide repeat-containing protein, which translates into the protein MTNTNEKNIAMFKTNDYWEEEFIEYDDKNFDSIYFDNCTFIKCDFSKSLMQGCKFTECTFISCDLSLSVLKNCVFNYVTFENSKLLGISWSSCEEPFNVEFDSCNISQNSFHLLDLRQIKFVNSLIKDSGFEECNLEKALFKTCDLEQSVFIKNNLQKANFETSKNYLIDPKQNDIKNAIFSLPEALSFLTLLPIKIK
- a CDS encoding transglutaminase-like domain-containing protein — protein: MAKGLSSDEEIAHKCFTFVRDEIKHSSDFKLNPVTCKASDVLKYATGYCYAKSHLLAALLRANKIPTGLCYQRLTITDTPPFCLHGLNAVYLKKYGWYRIDARGNKEGVSAQFCPPLEKLAFPIVTLGEVDFPEIYSEPLPIIIKSLTNGKDYQDVANNLPDLEVIKEVF
- the trxA gene encoding thioredoxin; this encodes MAKYLELDQTNIEDTVKEGVSLVDFWAPWCGPCRMIAPVIEQLAEEFEGKAKICKVNTEVEQDLTVKYEIRSIPTILFFKDGEIVDQLIGTTTKGALEEKINKYL
- a CDS encoding GlsB/YeaQ/YmgE family stress response membrane protein, whose amino-acid sequence is MNIIVFLLIGAIAGWLAGKIMNGGGFGLIGNIVIGIVGAVVGGFVFAFVGLSAGGFIGSIIMSTIGAVVLLYIVKIIKKV
- a CDS encoding peroxiredoxin, translating into MIVTKKAPDFTATAVTADGQIVEDFNLYENIGEKGAVLFFWPLDFTFVCPSEIIAFSKRVDDFEERGIQVIGCSIDSEFAHFAWRETKVEEGGIGRVKFPMVADITKQIAKDYDVLFNESVALRGSFLIDKDGTVRHAVINDLPLGRNIDEMVRMVDTMIFTNENGEVCPAGWNKGDEGMKANKEGVAEYLGKNESKL